A single genomic interval of Anser cygnoides isolate HZ-2024a breed goose chromosome 7, Taihu_goose_T2T_genome, whole genome shotgun sequence harbors:
- the PANK1 gene encoding pantothenate kinase 1 isoform X2: MKLIVHKQRSFPWFGMDIGGTLVKLVYFEPKDITAEEEQEEVENLKSIRKYLTSNTAYGKTGIRDVHLELKNLTMCGRKGNLHFIRFPSCAMHRFIQMGSEKNFSSLHTTLCATGGGAYKFEEDFRTIADLQLHKLDELDCLIQGLLYVDSVGFNGQPECYYFENPTNPEQCQKKPYCLDNPYPMLLVNIGSGVSILAVYSKDNYKRVTGSSLGGGTFLGLCCLLTGCETFEEALEMAAKGDSTNVDKLVKDIYGGDYERFGLQGSAVASSFGHMMSKEKRDSISKEDLARATLVTITNNIGSIARMCALNENIDKVVFVGNFLRINMISMKVLAYAMDYWSKGQLKALFLEHEGYFGAVGALLELLKMTDDQ, from the exons ATGAAGCTGATCGTGCACAAGCAGCGCT CGTTTCCATGGTTTGGAATGGATATCGGTGGAACGTTGGTTAAACTGGTCTACTTCGAACCGAAGGACATTACTGCAgaagaggaacaggaggaggtggaaaacCTGAAAAGCATCAGGAAATACCTGACCTCCAATACAGCCTATGGCAAAACTGGCATTCGTGATGTCCACCTTGAACTGAAAAATTTGACTATGTGTGGACGCAAAGGAAACCTGCACTTCATCCGCTTTCCCAGCTGTGCCATGCACAGGTTCATACAGATGGGTAGTGAAAAGAACTTCTCCAGTTTGCATACTACGCTCTGTGCCACGGGAGGTGGAGCTTACAAATTTGAGGAGGACTTTAGAACG ATTGCTGATCTACAACTCCACAAGCTGGATGAATTGGACTGTTTGATCCAGGGCCTGCTTTATGTTGATTCTGTTGGTTTCAATGGCCAACCAGAGTgctattattttgaaaatcctACAAATCCTGAACAATGCCAGAAAAAGCCTTACTGCCTTGATAATCCATATCCTATGCTGCTGGTTAACATAGGCTCAGGGGTCAGTATCCTAGCTGTATACTCAAAGGACAACTATAAGAGAGTCACAGGATCCAG TCTCGGAGGAGGAACCTTCCTGGGCCTCTGCTGCTTGCTGACTGGCTGCGAGACCTTCGAAGAAGCACTAGAAATGGCTGCAAAAGGAGACAGCACCAATGTGGATAAACTGGTGAAAGATATTTACGGCGGAGACTATGAGCGGTTTGGCCTTCAAGGGTCTGCTGTAGCCTCAAG CTTTGGCCATATGATGAGTAAAGAGAAGAGGGATTCCATCAGCAAAGAGGACTTGGCCAGAGCTACTTTGGTTACAATCACCAACAACATAGGTTCTATTGCTCGCATGTGTGCACTGAATGAG AACATTGACAAGGTGGTATTTGTTGGAAACTTTCTCAGAATTAATATGATTTCTATGAAGGTGCTAGCATATGCTATGGATTATTGGTCCAAGGGACAGCTGAAAGCTCTGTTTTTGGAACATGAG GGTTATTTTGGAGCTGTTGGGGCTCTTCTAGAATTGCTTAAAATGACAGATGATCAGTGA
- the PANK1 gene encoding pantothenate kinase 1 isoform X1, which translates to MGEHLRAQPAAAAASSCSRLGGLLHAGRPPPGQPLANGGCGEAPHPLLLRAEPPPPPGHGSPAKKCRLRRRRDSGRRHRPPFPWFGMDIGGTLVKLVYFEPKDITAEEEQEEVENLKSIRKYLTSNTAYGKTGIRDVHLELKNLTMCGRKGNLHFIRFPSCAMHRFIQMGSEKNFSSLHTTLCATGGGAYKFEEDFRTIADLQLHKLDELDCLIQGLLYVDSVGFNGQPECYYFENPTNPEQCQKKPYCLDNPYPMLLVNIGSGVSILAVYSKDNYKRVTGSSLGGGTFLGLCCLLTGCETFEEALEMAAKGDSTNVDKLVKDIYGGDYERFGLQGSAVASSFGHMMSKEKRDSISKEDLARATLVTITNNIGSIARMCALNENIDKVVFVGNFLRINMISMKVLAYAMDYWSKGQLKALFLEHEGYFGAVGALLELLKMTDDQ; encoded by the exons ATGGGGGAGCACCTCCGCGCCcagcccgccgccgccgccgcctcctcctgcTCGCGGCTCGGCGGGCTGCTGCacgccggccgccccccgcccggccaGCCGCTCGCCAAcggcggctgcggggaggcGCCGCACCCGCTGCTGCTCcgcgcggagccgccgccgccgcccggccacGGCTCGCCGGCCAAGAAATGCAGGCTGCGCCGCAGGAGGGACTCGGGCAGGCGGCACCGGCCAC CGTTTCCATGGTTTGGAATGGATATCGGTGGAACGTTGGTTAAACTGGTCTACTTCGAACCGAAGGACATTACTGCAgaagaggaacaggaggaggtggaaaacCTGAAAAGCATCAGGAAATACCTGACCTCCAATACAGCCTATGGCAAAACTGGCATTCGTGATGTCCACCTTGAACTGAAAAATTTGACTATGTGTGGACGCAAAGGAAACCTGCACTTCATCCGCTTTCCCAGCTGTGCCATGCACAGGTTCATACAGATGGGTAGTGAAAAGAACTTCTCCAGTTTGCATACTACGCTCTGTGCCACGGGAGGTGGAGCTTACAAATTTGAGGAGGACTTTAGAACG ATTGCTGATCTACAACTCCACAAGCTGGATGAATTGGACTGTTTGATCCAGGGCCTGCTTTATGTTGATTCTGTTGGTTTCAATGGCCAACCAGAGTgctattattttgaaaatcctACAAATCCTGAACAATGCCAGAAAAAGCCTTACTGCCTTGATAATCCATATCCTATGCTGCTGGTTAACATAGGCTCAGGGGTCAGTATCCTAGCTGTATACTCAAAGGACAACTATAAGAGAGTCACAGGATCCAG TCTCGGAGGAGGAACCTTCCTGGGCCTCTGCTGCTTGCTGACTGGCTGCGAGACCTTCGAAGAAGCACTAGAAATGGCTGCAAAAGGAGACAGCACCAATGTGGATAAACTGGTGAAAGATATTTACGGCGGAGACTATGAGCGGTTTGGCCTTCAAGGGTCTGCTGTAGCCTCAAG CTTTGGCCATATGATGAGTAAAGAGAAGAGGGATTCCATCAGCAAAGAGGACTTGGCCAGAGCTACTTTGGTTACAATCACCAACAACATAGGTTCTATTGCTCGCATGTGTGCACTGAATGAG AACATTGACAAGGTGGTATTTGTTGGAAACTTTCTCAGAATTAATATGATTTCTATGAAGGTGCTAGCATATGCTATGGATTATTGGTCCAAGGGACAGCTGAAAGCTCTGTTTTTGGAACATGAG GGTTATTTTGGAGCTGTTGGGGCTCTTCTAGAATTGCTTAAAATGACAGATGATCAGTGA